One region of Marivirga arenosa genomic DNA includes:
- a CDS encoding DUF4386 domain-containing protein, producing METKVQEQAKIVGFTYLVTTLIGAVNNFLVKPGLHNPEALVTSEFQFRIGVMLDVTMYALVMWMAVALYLLTKSINKNRAKLGFIFRTAEAVMGFVIVLIYLAPLVILKNADNYQLNKDSLHSLASVFFNIYGMGSNLHLILMSIGAFIFISLLLSAAYIPKWLGYWGAFTYVTVFLGFTLQILLPEFPIKVLMIVMAPGAFFELTFGIWLLAKGVSLENHYA from the coding sequence ATGGAAACCAAAGTACAGGAGCAAGCCAAAATAGTAGGATTCACGTATTTGGTGACTACACTCATTGGCGCTGTCAATAATTTCCTGGTAAAACCCGGCTTACATAATCCTGAAGCGCTGGTGACATCTGAATTTCAATTTCGAATAGGTGTGATGTTAGATGTAACCATGTATGCACTTGTCATGTGGATGGCTGTTGCACTGTATCTACTCACAAAATCTATTAATAAAAATCGCGCTAAACTAGGCTTTATTTTCAGAACAGCAGAGGCGGTTATGGGTTTTGTGATCGTGCTCATTTATTTAGCCCCTCTTGTTATATTAAAGAACGCAGATAACTATCAGTTAAATAAAGACAGTCTTCATTCACTAGCATCTGTATTTTTTAATATTTACGGTATGGGCTCGAATCTTCACCTCATATTAATGAGTATTGGTGCCTTTATTTTCATATCGTTACTACTATCTGCCGCCTACATTCCAAAATGGCTTGGCTATTGGGGAGCATTTACATATGTCACTGTATTCTTAGGTTTTACTTTGCAAATACTATTACCTGAATTTCCTATTAAAGTTCTTATGATAGTGATGGCTCCAGGAGCCTTCTTCGAATTGACATTTGGTATTTGGCTTTTGGCAAAAGGAGTAAGTCTCGAGAATCATTACGCATAA
- a CDS encoding NAD(P)-dependent alcohol dehydrogenase has protein sequence MKATVATGYGSPEVLQLQEVKRPVPKANEVLVKVMTASATTADAMMRTGKPYIARLFVGLTKPKKAIPGTGFSGVVEQVGKDVTDFEIGDRVFGETAFGFSSNAEYLTISEDGVILPMPENLDFSEAANFCDGHLTSFNFLKEIAKVKPGQKVLINGASGALGTSAIQIAKFMGAQVTAVCSGRNTGLVRSLGADEVIDYQQKDFTKGDRKYDYVYDTIGKSSFSACKAILSEKGVYLSPVLKFSLLLQMIKTSLFGQKKAKFEATGANKEEKLRYLLSEVLDIYKEGRLKTVIDRQFPLEKVAEAHRYIDSGHKRGNVVIVTS, from the coding sequence ATGAAAGCAACAGTAGCAACAGGGTACGGATCGCCTGAGGTACTCCAGTTACAAGAAGTAAAAAGACCAGTTCCCAAAGCCAATGAAGTTTTGGTGAAGGTCATGACAGCCTCCGCCACCACAGCGGATGCCATGATGCGTACAGGAAAACCTTATATCGCGAGGCTGTTTGTGGGTCTAACAAAACCCAAGAAAGCCATTCCGGGAACCGGTTTTTCGGGAGTCGTGGAGCAGGTGGGCAAAGACGTTACAGACTTTGAAATCGGTGATCGCGTATTTGGGGAAACAGCTTTTGGATTCAGTTCAAATGCAGAATACCTGACAATATCGGAGGATGGTGTCATTCTTCCTATGCCAGAAAATTTGGATTTTTCTGAGGCTGCCAACTTCTGCGATGGACATTTAACCTCCTTTAATTTCTTGAAAGAAATTGCTAAAGTGAAGCCCGGCCAGAAAGTATTGATCAATGGAGCCTCTGGTGCACTAGGTACATCTGCCATTCAAATAGCTAAGTTCATGGGAGCACAAGTCACAGCAGTTTGTAGTGGCCGAAACACTGGATTAGTGAGGTCACTGGGTGCTGATGAGGTGATTGACTATCAACAGAAAGATTTCACAAAGGGTGACAGAAAATACGATTACGTATACGACACGATTGGGAAAAGCTCCTTTTCAGCGTGCAAAGCTATCCTTTCAGAAAAGGGTGTGTATTTATCCCCTGTTCTGAAATTTTCTTTGCTTCTACAGATGATTAAAACATCACTTTTTGGTCAGAAGAAAGCCAAGTTTGAAGCAACGGGTGCCAACAAGGAAGAAAAACTACGCTACCTGCTTTCAGAAGTGTTGGATATCTACAAAGAGGGAAGGCTAAAGACGGTCATTGACCGCCAGTTTCCATTAGAGAAAGTGGCCGAAGCACATCGCTATATTGATTCAGGTCATAAGAGAGGTAATGTTGTAATTGTTACATCTTAA
- a CDS encoding helix-turn-helix domain-containing protein: MNTKKSIAILPFSDLSIDGSSEFICDGITEEIINALAKIDGLKVISRTSSFFFKNHKASLEEIAAQLGVAILLEGSAQIHDGKIRVRAKLIDVEQDTHFWSETWDRKLENLFETQDEISLLIADKIREQHGHLNISNQVVNSPTKSVSSYEHLLKGRHHFYKWNPEDANLAIEHFEKSVELDKELIEGYLGIADSYSFMAVAGFAPREEAWQKSITALALAKKLDPDHAGLNYMLGMQSFFTEADFAAAMQYGMRSLTAKPTYSEAHQFVSFLHTLHGHFNKARKHILFAKSSDPLNPETKFYEANYYYRVGEYDKAKEILQELLESNDKNLPAIIVSIYILIREGQLRAARQTIDDVPQQAFTPDERLGLLALIDAMDGKSTTHLQKLEKYAQEPEAHHAHSYLFLTYANLGRYDEAFAILEKLFESASSILLLAFSDPLGEPIQSHPRYQEFHDRVYPKIVEKPKEKKTRNPDQTITREQVKKIQAYVKSERPYLNPSLTLRSLAEQVDIHPNQLSWLLNESIGKNFNEFINNERIEYFKQLVLDPDNSHISLIGLAYESGFNSKTVFNTVFKKEVGMTPKEFLKSQA, from the coding sequence GTGAACACTAAAAAATCCATAGCAATCCTCCCTTTTAGTGACCTCAGTATTGATGGTAGCAGTGAATTCATCTGTGATGGTATAACAGAGGAAATCATCAATGCCCTGGCCAAAATCGATGGCTTGAAAGTCATCTCTCGCACATCCAGTTTCTTTTTCAAAAACCACAAAGCTTCTCTTGAGGAAATTGCCGCGCAGCTAGGTGTGGCAATACTTTTAGAGGGTAGTGCACAGATTCATGATGGTAAAATTCGAGTTCGTGCTAAGCTAATAGATGTCGAACAGGACACACATTTCTGGTCAGAGACCTGGGATCGAAAGCTAGAGAACCTTTTTGAAACTCAAGATGAAATCAGCTTGCTCATTGCTGATAAAATTCGTGAGCAACATGGCCATTTGAACATCTCAAACCAGGTAGTGAACAGCCCTACAAAGAGCGTTTCATCATACGAGCATCTATTAAAAGGACGTCATCATTTCTACAAGTGGAATCCTGAGGATGCTAACCTAGCCATTGAGCACTTTGAAAAATCCGTAGAACTAGATAAAGAACTCATAGAGGGCTATCTCGGAATAGCTGATAGCTACAGTTTTATGGCTGTGGCTGGTTTTGCCCCACGTGAAGAAGCCTGGCAAAAAAGCATAACAGCTTTAGCCTTAGCGAAAAAGCTTGACCCAGACCATGCAGGACTTAATTACATGCTGGGTATGCAGTCATTCTTTACCGAAGCAGATTTTGCTGCAGCCATGCAATATGGCATGAGGTCATTAACTGCCAAACCCACCTACTCAGAAGCACATCAATTTGTTTCCTTTCTTCACACGCTTCATGGTCATTTTAATAAGGCCCGGAAGCATATACTTTTTGCCAAATCCTCAGACCCACTTAATCCTGAGACCAAATTCTATGAGGCCAATTATTATTATCGAGTGGGTGAATATGACAAAGCCAAAGAAATTTTACAGGAATTGCTGGAATCAAATGACAAAAACCTTCCGGCAATTATCGTCAGTATCTATATCCTTATTCGAGAAGGTCAACTCAGAGCAGCTCGCCAAACAATAGATGATGTTCCTCAGCAGGCCTTCACCCCGGATGAAAGACTGGGCCTCCTTGCCCTGATCGATGCGATGGATGGAAAAAGTACAACACATTTACAAAAGCTGGAGAAGTATGCTCAGGAACCAGAAGCCCACCATGCTCATTCCTACCTTTTCCTTACCTATGCCAATCTGGGTCGATATGACGAAGCATTTGCTATTTTAGAGAAGCTTTTCGAAAGTGCCTCTTCAATCCTGCTTCTTGCCTTTAGTGATCCATTGGGAGAACCCATTCAATCACACCCAAGATATCAAGAATTTCATGATAGGGTTTATCCGAAAATCGTAGAAAAACCAAAAGAAAAAAAAACCAGAAACCCTGATCAAACCATCACAAGAGAACAGGTGAAGAAAATACAAGCTTATGTGAAATCAGAGCGACCGTACCTCAACCCTTCACTTACTTTACGTTCTCTAGCCGAGCAGGTAGATATTCACCCCAATCAGCTTTCATGGTTATTGAATGAATCCATTGGCAAAAACTTCAACGAGTTTATTAATAATGAGCGTATTGAGTACTTCAAGCAACTCGTTCTTGATCCAGACAATTCACATATTTCGTTGATCGGGCTAGCCTACGAAAGTGGCTTCAATTCTAAAACAGTTTTCAATACGGTATTTAAAAAAGAAGTGGGTATGACGCCAAAAGAATTTCTGAAAAGTCAGGCGTAA
- a CDS encoding S1/P1 nuclease: MKIRIISVFILSIFSISQALAWGQTGHRVVGEVASFYLKKKASKRVNDILNRQSMAVASVWMDNIKSEDKYDFMKPWHYVTIPNGLTYEETEKNPDGDAIMKIKEIVKNLKAGNLSAQEEQNQLKMLIHLVGDIHQPLHVGTGEDIGGNAVKLKWFGKNSNLHRVWDSEMIDSKAFSYTELAEAVNITTKEEVEALQSATIDDWYKEAMGMRDQVYALPEDMYLGYEYMYKNWDGVQEQLMKAGIRLAGLLNEIYG; the protein is encoded by the coding sequence ATGAAAATTAGAATTATTAGCGTATTTATTTTAAGCATTTTTTCAATATCACAAGCTTTAGCCTGGGGACAAACAGGTCATAGAGTAGTGGGTGAAGTTGCTTCTTTTTACCTAAAAAAGAAAGCATCAAAAAGGGTGAATGACATCCTGAATCGTCAATCCATGGCGGTAGCCAGCGTATGGATGGACAATATTAAGTCTGAGGATAAATATGATTTTATGAAGCCTTGGCATTATGTAACTATTCCAAATGGCTTGACTTATGAGGAGACAGAAAAAAATCCTGATGGCGATGCGATTATGAAAATAAAAGAGATCGTTAAAAACCTCAAAGCAGGGAATTTAAGTGCACAGGAAGAGCAGAACCAACTGAAAATGTTGATTCACTTAGTAGGCGATATTCATCAACCATTGCACGTGGGAACAGGTGAAGATATAGGGGGCAATGCTGTGAAGCTAAAGTGGTTTGGTAAAAATTCAAATTTACACCGAGTGTGGGATAGTGAAATGATTGATTCAAAAGCTTTTAGCTATACTGAATTAGCGGAAGCCGTAAACATCACTACAAAAGAAGAAGTAGAAGCATTGCAAAGCGCTACTATTGATGATTGGTATAAAGAAGCCATGGGAATGAGAGACCAAGTATATGCATTACCTGAAGACATGTACTTAGGTTATGAGTATATGTACAAAAATTGGGATGGAGTTCAAGAACAATTAATGAAAGCCGGCATCCGATTAGCAGGTTTGCTAAATGAAATTTACGGTTGA
- the uvrB gene encoding excinuclease ABC subunit UvrB has product MDFKIISDYKPTGDQPKAIAELQKGIEEGEQNQILLGVTGSGKTFSIANLIERTQKPTLILSHNKTLAAQLYGEFKQFFPENAVEYFISYYDYYQPEAFIPSSNLYIEKDLSINEEIEKLRLSATSALLSGRRDVIVVASVSCIYGIGNPDEFGKNIIRLQQGDKVARNQLLFAFVDILYNRTTAEFKRGTFRVKGDTVDIFVAYADFAYRIMFWGDEIESIQRIDPETGKKISDERMISIFPANLFVTGKDVLNQAIKEIQDDMVAQIKFFERDGRFLEAKRLQERTEFDIEMMRELGYCSGVENYSRYFDRRTPGSRPFCLLDYFPDDYMMVIDESHVTVPQVRAMYGGDRARKINLVDYGYRLPSAMDNRPLKFDEFENLMGQTVFVSATPAEYELRQTEGAVVEQVIRPTGLLDPEIDVRPSGNQIDDLLEEIDERVKLNERVLCTTLTKRMAEELHKFLGRAGIKSRYIHSEVDTLDRVEILRDLRLGEFDVLVGVNLLREGLDLPEVSLVAILDADKEGFLRNQRSLVQTIGRAARNEKGKVIMYADKMTDSMQQAIDETNRRRVIQKAYNEEHGITPKTVFKSRESILGQTVAVDSKKTSQDKYYAGAEETSVAADPVVQYMDKEALNKMITATKKKMEKAAKDLDFMEAARLRDEWQELQKLKDKK; this is encoded by the coding sequence ATGGATTTTAAAATCATCAGTGATTATAAGCCGACTGGAGATCAGCCTAAAGCAATAGCTGAACTTCAAAAAGGCATCGAAGAAGGGGAACAGAATCAAATTCTTTTGGGAGTTACCGGTTCTGGAAAGACATTTAGTATAGCCAACCTTATTGAAAGAACACAAAAGCCCACTTTAATACTTAGTCATAATAAGACCTTAGCCGCCCAGCTATATGGAGAATTTAAACAGTTCTTCCCTGAGAATGCGGTTGAATACTTTATTTCCTATTATGATTACTATCAGCCGGAAGCCTTTATTCCTTCTAGTAACCTCTATATTGAAAAGGATTTATCCATTAATGAGGAAATTGAAAAGTTAAGACTGAGTGCTACCTCAGCTTTGCTTTCAGGTAGAAGAGATGTAATTGTAGTCGCTTCCGTATCCTGCATTTATGGTATTGGGAATCCAGATGAATTTGGTAAAAATATTATCCGACTACAGCAAGGTGATAAAGTAGCCCGAAACCAACTGCTTTTTGCTTTTGTGGATATTTTATACAACAGAACAACCGCTGAATTCAAGCGAGGAACATTTAGAGTAAAAGGTGATACAGTAGATATATTTGTAGCCTATGCTGATTTCGCGTATCGCATAATGTTCTGGGGAGATGAAATCGAATCGATCCAACGAATTGATCCTGAAACGGGTAAAAAGATTTCGGATGAGCGCATGATTAGCATATTCCCAGCTAACTTATTCGTAACTGGAAAAGATGTTCTAAATCAAGCGATAAAGGAAATTCAGGATGATATGGTAGCTCAAATAAAATTCTTTGAGCGCGATGGTAGATTCCTGGAAGCCAAAAGACTTCAAGAAAGAACTGAATTTGATATTGAAATGATGCGGGAACTAGGCTATTGCTCTGGAGTGGAGAACTACTCTCGCTACTTTGATAGAAGAACACCTGGGTCAAGGCCTTTCTGCCTGTTAGATTATTTCCCAGATGATTATATGATGGTGATTGATGAGAGCCATGTTACGGTGCCGCAAGTTAGGGCTATGTATGGCGGGGATCGTGCAAGAAAAATTAATTTGGTTGATTATGGTTATCGATTACCTTCAGCAATGGACAACCGTCCTCTAAAATTTGATGAGTTTGAGAACCTGATGGGACAAACAGTTTTTGTGAGTGCTACCCCAGCTGAATATGAGTTAAGACAAACTGAAGGGGCTGTGGTGGAACAAGTCATCAGGCCAACAGGATTACTAGATCCTGAAATCGATGTGCGCCCTAGTGGAAATCAAATTGATGACTTATTAGAGGAAATTGATGAAAGAGTAAAATTGAATGAAAGAGTATTATGCACTACCCTAACCAAAAGAATGGCGGAGGAACTGCATAAATTCCTAGGAAGAGCGGGCATTAAATCCCGCTACATCCATTCAGAAGTTGACACTTTAGATAGAGTTGAAATCTTAAGAGATTTAAGACTAGGCGAGTTTGACGTTTTAGTAGGCGTTAACCTCCTTCGTGAAGGATTAGATTTACCAGAAGTTTCATTAGTAGCGATATTGGATGCTGATAAAGAAGGTTTTTTAAGAAATCAAAGATCATTAGTTCAGACCATTGGTCGTGCGGCAAGAAATGAAAAAGGTAAAGTAATCATGTATGCTGATAAAATGACGGATTCCATGCAGCAAGCCATTGATGAAACCAACAGAAGAAGGGTTATTCAAAAAGCCTATAATGAAGAGCATGGCATCACTCCTAAAACGGTATTTAAATCAAGAGAAAGTATTTTAGGACAAACCGTTGCAGTGGATTCTAAGAAAACTTCTCAGGACAAATATTATGCAGGTGCTGAAGAAACTTCAGTGGCGGCCGATCCGGTGGTTCAATACATGGATAAAGAAGCTTTAAATAAAATGATTACCGCTACTAAAAAGAAAATGGAAAAAGCGGCTAAGGATCTTGATTTCATGGAAGCTGCCCGGTTGCGAGACGAATGGCAGGAACTTCAGAAACTCAAAGACAAAAAATAA
- a CDS encoding DUF302 domain-containing protein, with translation MNYYNSTMIKGKNFKQVREEVEAALKEEGFGILTEIDFKATMKKKLDKEYLPHLILGACNPGYADKVVSLEPHVSTLLPCNVTVRELENGDVEVSAIDPSAAMSVVENEELVQYAEEVNNMLKKAINSL, from the coding sequence ATGAATTACTATAACTCTACTATGATTAAAGGTAAAAATTTTAAGCAGGTAAGAGAGGAAGTTGAGGCTGCTTTAAAGGAAGAAGGTTTTGGGATATTAACTGAAATTGACTTTAAAGCTACAATGAAAAAGAAGTTAGATAAAGAATATTTACCACACCTTATTTTAGGTGCTTGTAATCCCGGTTATGCTGACAAAGTGGTTTCATTAGAACCGCATGTAAGTACTTTATTGCCTTGCAATGTAACCGTAAGAGAATTAGAAAATGGTGATGTGGAGGTTAGTGCTATTGATCCTTCTGCAGCTATGTCAGTCGTAGAGAATGAGGAACTGGTTCAATATGCTGAAGAAGTAAATAATATGCTGAAAAAAGCTATCAATAGCTTATAA
- a CDS encoding CNNM domain-containing protein translates to MLIFILSTFVAVFVSFLCSMAEAVLLSLDKVKIETDKQKGMRYAEIMHKLKSNIDRPISAILILNTIAHTGGATIAGSAFDKIYGDKYIWVFSIIFTVVILFGTEIIPKVIGVNKSNAISKKMALPLKFIIKVLHPLIVVTQAFTRLLVGNKKKSTPYSLDDIRTITKMAKMEKVIDTNQESIIINTSTLKKRPVREIMLPAEEIIYFRENISFDQYYQLAAEHKHTRYPISRTNSIEDVYGYINFKEIALNEKEESRLTEFIRPIIFIDENTPIINLLKSMNENRFHISFVKSNDAVVGMITLENLVETIVGDIEDEFD, encoded by the coding sequence ATGCTTATTTTTATACTAAGCACCTTTGTAGCTGTTTTTGTCTCCTTTTTGTGTTCCATGGCAGAAGCAGTCCTTCTAAGCCTTGATAAGGTTAAGATTGAAACAGACAAGCAGAAGGGAATGCGATATGCTGAGATTATGCATAAGCTAAAATCGAACATTGATCGCCCTATTTCAGCTATTTTAATCTTAAACACTATTGCTCACACCGGAGGCGCTACCATTGCAGGAAGTGCTTTTGATAAAATTTATGGAGATAAATACATCTGGGTATTTTCCATCATCTTCACTGTAGTGATTCTATTCGGTACTGAAATTATCCCAAAGGTGATAGGCGTAAACAAGTCAAATGCGATCTCTAAAAAAATGGCCTTGCCTTTAAAATTTATCATCAAGGTATTGCATCCATTAATTGTGGTGACTCAAGCTTTCACTCGGCTTTTGGTAGGTAATAAGAAAAAAAGCACCCCCTACAGCTTAGATGATATCCGAACCATTACCAAAATGGCAAAAATGGAAAAGGTGATTGACACCAATCAGGAAAGTATCATCATCAACACCTCCACTCTTAAAAAAAGACCTGTAAGAGAAATTATGCTCCCAGCAGAAGAGATCATTTATTTTAGAGAAAATATCAGTTTTGATCAATATTATCAATTGGCAGCTGAGCACAAACATACGCGATATCCTATAAGCAGAACGAATTCAATTGAGGATGTATATGGCTATATAAACTTCAAAGAAATTGCATTAAATGAAAAAGAAGAATCCAGACTGACCGAATTTATCAGGCCAATTATATTTATTGATGAGAATACCCCTATCATAAACTTATTGAAAAGTATGAATGAAAATAGATTTCACATTTCTTTTGTTAAGTCAAATGATGCAGTGGTTGGGATGATTACCTTAGAAAATTTAGTAGAAACTATTGTAGGGGATATAGAGGATGAATTTGATTAA
- the gldE gene encoding gliding motility-associated protein GldE, protein MEDPFPSILILTSLAESGNHWFYIINILLMMFLLLMSALVSGSEVAFFSLSHEDLAKCKVSSSPKQQTILELLKNPKRLLATILILNNFINVAIVTLSTYVTWEIVGTKETEGLLVVSLTAIITFLIVFYGEIVPKVYANQNNLSFATRMSLALNFSAKIFSPLSISLMSISNIIEKRVEQKGFSVSLDELHHALEITADKDTTEEEKGILKGIVNFGTLSVRQVMRSRLDITAFDIEDDYHKLMDQINKSGFSRIPVYCDTIDKIEGILYVKDLLPYIEKEEDFEWQKLLRPGFFVPESKKVDSLLKDFQEKRVHMAIVVDEYGGTSGLITLEDVIEEIVGEINDEFDEDVDVAYNKLDDYTYIFEGRTSLNDFCKIINEEVNVFDEVKGESESLGGLLLELNSKLPRTGEKIKYKNFTFTVVAVDQKRIKRVRVFTKN, encoded by the coding sequence TTGGAAGACCCTTTCCCTAGTATACTTATATTAACGAGCTTAGCCGAAAGTGGCAATCATTGGTTTTACATCATCAATATTTTATTGATGATGTTTTTACTTTTAATGTCTGCACTTGTTTCTGGCTCTGAGGTGGCCTTTTTCTCATTATCGCATGAAGATTTGGCTAAATGTAAAGTTAGCTCATCACCCAAACAGCAAACTATACTTGAATTACTTAAAAACCCTAAGCGACTTTTAGCTACTATATTAATTCTCAACAATTTTATAAATGTAGCCATCGTCACCCTTTCAACCTATGTTACTTGGGAAATAGTAGGAACAAAAGAAACAGAAGGTTTATTAGTTGTTTCTCTAACGGCCATCATTACTTTTCTGATTGTATTTTATGGTGAAATTGTGCCAAAGGTTTATGCAAATCAAAACAACTTAAGTTTTGCGACTCGCATGTCCTTAGCTTTGAATTTCTCAGCGAAGATATTCAGTCCATTATCTATCTCTTTGATGAGCATTAGTAATATCATAGAAAAGAGAGTTGAGCAAAAAGGATTTAGTGTTTCTTTAGATGAACTTCATCATGCACTAGAAATTACGGCTGATAAAGATACCACAGAAGAGGAAAAAGGAATTTTAAAAGGGATTGTAAACTTCGGAACCTTATCCGTAAGACAGGTTATGCGTTCTCGATTAGACATTACGGCTTTTGATATTGAAGATGATTACCACAAGTTGATGGATCAAATCAATAAAAGCGGTTTTAGTAGAATCCCAGTTTATTGCGATACGATAGACAAAATTGAAGGCATCCTATATGTTAAAGATTTACTGCCTTATATAGAAAAAGAAGAAGACTTTGAATGGCAAAAGCTTTTAAGACCTGGCTTTTTCGTACCAGAATCGAAAAAGGTTGATAGCCTGTTGAAAGATTTCCAAGAGAAAAGAGTGCATATGGCCATAGTTGTAGATGAATATGGCGGCACCTCTGGATTAATCACACTTGAGGATGTAATTGAAGAGATAGTCGGTGAAATTAATGATGAGTTTGATGAAGATGTTGATGTAGCCTACAATAAATTAGACGATTATACCTACATTTTTGAAGGAAGAACCTCATTAAATGACTTCTGTAAAATAATAAATGAGGAAGTAAACGTATTTGATGAAGTGAAAGGTGAAAGCGAGTCCCTTGGAGGCTTATTACTTGAGCTAAACAGCAAATTACCACGAACAGGGGAAAAAATTAAATACAAAAATTTCACCTTCACCGTAGTAGCAGTAGATCAAAAAAGAATTAAACGAGTTAGAGTATTTACTAAGAACTAG
- a CDS encoding single-stranded DNA-binding protein, with amino-acid sequence MAGVNKVILIGNLGKDPEVRHLDNGAAVANFSIATTESYKDRNSGERVDQTEWHNIVLWRGLAEVAEKYLKKGDSVYIEGKLRTRSWEKDGVTRYTTEVVGDQMTMLGNKKSDGGGQSSGYEGNQGQSQAAAPAASQTPDTNSEMDDLPF; translated from the coding sequence ATGGCAGGAGTAAACAAAGTCATTTTGATTGGCAATTTGGGAAAAGACCCAGAAGTAAGACATTTAGATAACGGTGCTGCCGTTGCAAATTTTTCAATCGCTACTACTGAATCATATAAAGATAGAAACTCTGGCGAAAGAGTAGATCAAACCGAATGGCATAATATTGTATTATGGAGAGGTTTGGCAGAAGTTGCCGAAAAATATTTGAAAAAAGGTGACAGCGTATATATAGAAGGTAAATTGAGAACAAGATCTTGGGAAAAAGATGGCGTTACTCGTTACACTACGGAAGTAGTAGGTGATCAGATGACCATGCTTGGAAACAAGAAAAGTGATGGCGGTGGTCAGTCTTCAGGCTATGAAGGAAATCAGGGACAGAGCCAAGCAGCAGCACCTGCGGCTAGTCAAACACCTGATACTAATAGTGAAATGGACGATTTACCATTTTAA
- the mutY gene encoding A/G-specific adenine glycosylase yields MTESFSNLIINWYQNHKRDLPWRNTSDPYKIWLSEIILQQTRVIQGLPYYEKFIAKYPNVFDLANAPEDEVMRLWQGLGYYSRARNLHACAKMVVEQYGGQFPNTYSELLKLKGVGKYTAAAIASFAFGEATPVVDGNVFRVLARYFNITDDIAQPKTFKKFFEVSEDLIPEKQPADYNQAMMELGATVCSPKSPNCSECPIAEGCEARINNKQAELPVKKKKIKVKRRYLYYLIWQNENKIAMKKRGPQDIWQGLFDFELIETEKALDMNDIISKIQNLHQDVEIIEISDAYQHILSHQKLEAVFIELNKKTDNTLHDNDLVYYTQDEIEELPKPRLIENYLSSRNI; encoded by the coding sequence ATGACTGAAAGCTTTTCAAATCTTATAATTAATTGGTATCAAAACCATAAAAGAGATCTGCCCTGGAGGAACACTTCTGACCCCTATAAAATTTGGTTATCGGAAATTATTTTGCAGCAAACTCGGGTAATTCAAGGTCTACCTTATTATGAAAAATTCATTGCGAAATACCCTAATGTATTTGATTTAGCAAATGCGCCAGAAGATGAGGTAATGAGGCTTTGGCAGGGATTAGGATATTATTCTAGAGCACGGAACTTACATGCTTGTGCAAAAATGGTGGTAGAGCAGTATGGAGGTCAATTTCCAAATACCTACAGTGAATTATTAAAACTTAAAGGGGTTGGTAAGTACACTGCCGCTGCAATTGCATCCTTTGCATTTGGAGAGGCTACCCCTGTAGTGGATGGCAATGTTTTTAGAGTTTTAGCGCGTTATTTTAACATCACGGATGATATTGCGCAACCTAAAACGTTTAAAAAGTTTTTTGAAGTTAGTGAAGACTTAATTCCTGAAAAGCAGCCCGCTGATTATAATCAAGCCATGATGGAATTAGGAGCCACCGTCTGTTCTCCTAAAAGCCCTAACTGCAGTGAATGCCCAATAGCCGAAGGCTGTGAGGCAAGAATCAATAATAAACAAGCAGAACTTCCTGTTAAAAAGAAAAAAATAAAGGTAAAACGTAGATATCTGTACTACTTGATATGGCAAAATGAGAATAAAATTGCCATGAAGAAAAGAGGTCCACAGGATATTTGGCAAGGATTATTTGATTTTGAATTAATTGAAACTGAAAAGGCTTTAGATATGAACGACATCATATCGAAAATTCAAAATTTACATCAGGATGTTGAGATAATTGAAATCTCAGATGCGTATCAACATATATTAAGTCATCAAAAATTAGAGGCAGTATTTATAGAGCTAAACAAAAAAACTGATAATACGCTACATGATAATGATTTGGTGTATTATACACAGGATGAAATTGAGGAATTACCTAAGCCTAGATTGATTGAGAATTATTTGTCTAGTAGAAATATTTAG